A single region of the Neomonachus schauinslandi chromosome 3, ASM220157v2, whole genome shotgun sequence genome encodes:
- the MLNR gene encoding motilin receptor codes for MGSPWNRSDGAEGAPLPCDERLCSPFPLGALVPVTAVCLGLFAVGVSGNVVTVLLIGRYRDMRTTTNLYLGSMAVSDLLILLGLPFDLYRLWRSRPWVFGQLLCRLSLYVGEGCTYATLLHMTALSVERYLAICRPLRARVLVTRRRVRALIAALWAVALLSAGPFFFLVGVEQDPGIDAVPDLNGSAPFTPSPRTWPPPSPSPPSGPEAAEAAAAAALFSRECRPSPSQMGALRVMLWVTTAYFFLPFLCLSVLYGLIGRELWRSQGPLRGPAASGREKGHRQTVRVLLVVVLAFVVCWLPFHVGRIIYINTEDSRMMNFSQYFNIVALQLFYLSASINPILYNLISKKYRTAAWKLLLARQSRQRSFCRNRDMGGDTGGDTAGYTEQSTKVQTSSTSMAKQVASSHNAGTSGKTGL; via the exons ATGGGCAGCCCCTGGAACCGCAGCGACGGCGCGGAGGGCGCCCCGCTGCCCTGTGACGAGCGCCTCTGCTCGCCCTTCCCCCTGGGGGCGCTGGTGCCGGTGACCGCCGTGTGCCTCGGTCTGTTCGCCGTCGGGGTGAGCGGCAACGTGGTGACGGTGCTGCTGATCGGGCGCTACCGGGACATGCGGACCACCACCAACCTGTACCTGGGCAGCATGGCCGTGTCCGACCTGCTCATCCTGCTCGGGCTCCCCTTCGACCTGTACCGCCTCTGGCGCTCGCGGCCCTGGGTGTTCGGGCAGCTGCTCTGCCGCCTCTCGCTCTACGTGGGCGAGGGCTGCACCTACGCCACGCTGCTGCACATGACGGCGCTCAGCGTCGAGCGCTACCTCGCCATCTGCCGCCCGCTCCGCGCCCGCGTCCTCGTCACCCGGCGCCGCGTCCGCGCACTCATCGCGGCGCTCTGGGCCGTGGCGCTGCTCTCCGCAGGGCCCTTCTTCTTTCTGGTGGGCGTCGAGCAAGACCCCGGCATCGACGCGGTCCCAGACCTTAACGGCAGCGCGCCGTTCACCCCCTCGCCCCGCACCTGGCCACCGCCGTCGCCGTCCCCGCCGTCGGGGCCCGAGGCCGCGGAGGCCGCGGCCGCCGCGGCGCTGTTCAGTCGCGAGTGCCGGCCGAGCCCGTCTCAGATGGGCGCGCTGCGCGTCATGCTGTGGGTCACCACCGCCTACTTCTTCCtgccctttctgtgcctcagcgtCCTCTACGGGCTCATCGGGCGGGAGCTGTGGAGGAGCCAGGGCCCGCTGCGAGGCCCGGCCGCCTCCGGGCGCGAGAAGGGCCACCGGCAGACGGTCCGCGTCCTGC TGGTGGTGGTTCTGGCATTTGTAGTTTGCTGGTTGCCTTTTCACGTGGGCAGGATCATTTACATAAATACAGAAGATTCTCGGATGATGAACTTCTCTCAGTACTTTAACATTGTagctttgcaacttttctatctGAGTGCGTCCATCAACCCGATCCTCTACAACCTCATTTCAAAGAAGTACAGAACAGCGGCCTGGAAACTGCTGCTGGCCAGGCAGTCCAGACAGAGAAGTTTCTGCAGAAACAGGGACATGGGTGGGGACACAGGAGGAGATACTGCTGGCTACACAGAGCAGAGCACCAAAGTACAGACGTCGTCGACCAGCATGGCCAAGCAAGTGGCTTCCTCCCACAACGCGGGGACTTCAGGGAAAACAGGTCTATAG